Within the Sporosarcina luteola genome, the region CCGAAGTACGCCAGTTTTGGCAGTCGGCTATCATTCGATTTCCGCGAGAAGGAATTAATGCAATTAGTCGATGAACTGAATCATATGATTGATGCGTTTGAAGATAAAAACCGTCAAGCGAAGCAGATGGAAGAGAATGTGAAGTTATCCATCGCCGGACTCTCTCATGATTTACGGACACCACTCACGTCCATCAACGGCTATGTGCAGCTGTTAAATGGGACGCGGGATGAAACGAAGAGAATGCATTATGTAAAAATCATCGAACAATCCGTCAAACGATTAATTGACATGACCGACCACTTCTATGACTTGGCACGAATTGAGACGAATCAAAAGGAAATGACATTAGCCTCCATATCGCTCTCCACTGTCGTCGAAGAAATCTTCCTATCGTTTTATGAACAATTTGAGGAACAGAATATCGAACTCCAATTTCCCGAACAACTGCAAGACACGCAAATCATTGCGGACAAGTTCATGCTCATCCGCGTCCTCCAAAACATCGCTCAAAACATCCTTCGCTATGCGAAGAGCAAAGCGGTGATTAGCTATCGGAATGAAGGTGGCGATCTTGTTTTCATCATAAAAAATGACGTGAAGGCTGATAGTAAAGTGGCTGTGGAAAAAGTTTTCACGCGTTTCTATACGGAAGTGTCGAGTCGAACGAACACCGAAGCAAGCGGGTTAGGCCTTTATTTATCTAAGAAGATCATAGAGAAAATGGATGGAAACATGGATGCAGAGTTAAATGGAAGTTGGTTTATACTTACCATCCGTCTCCCGCTCAATCGCAATCAGTTGTAAAGCCAACCATTTGCGGTTGGCTTTTTTGATTGTCTCATGAGGAAGGAGTTACGGGGATGTGTGCAGAAGGTATAGACAAAAGGAGTTGATGGAAGATGATTACGGATCAAGATAAGGTTTACCTTCAAATGGCGCTAGAAGAGGCGGAGCTTGCTCTTGAGGAGAATACATATCCAGTTGGGGCAATACTTGTCGATGAACAATTCAACGTTATTGCAAAAGGGAGAAACCGAGTACATACGATAAAAGACACTACTGCGCATGCGGAAATCGAAGCGATACGCAATGCGGGCGAAGCTATATTTGAGGCGAAAATACATAACAAATCCTTTACGCTCTACAGTTCGTTGGAGCCGTGTCCGATGTGCACAGGTGGGATTCTGTTTGCGAAAATCCAGAGAGTTGTTTGGCTGTTAAATGATGATTTGGGCTTTGGTGCGTTTCAGAAGATGAAGGATGCGGCTATCTTTGAATCGAAATTCAATCGGATCGAGATGATTGCGGAGCCAGACGAGGAGCTCAAAAATCGGCAACTGAAGCTGATGTCTGAATGGGAGAACAATGCGAATCACGTCAGCAATTTGCGAAAGACGGTCAAAGTAGGTACTAATTGAGTTGCTCATTTTCCGGTGTGCTTTTTCGTAGGATAGAAGAGAATGAGGAAAAGGAGCTGGACGATTTGGCAAAGATGGCATTGCATTGTAGCAGGATCTTTTTGGGTGTCATGTTTTTAGTCGCGGGCATCAATGGCTATTTCGTGATCTTCGGGTGGGAGCCGTTTATCGCAACAAGTCCGGAAGCAATGGCATTATTTGAATTCAAGTATCTATTGATTACAGAAAAATCATTAGAAATCATATGTGGAATTCTACTTTTATCTAATCGATTCGTTCCATTGGCTATTGCAATATTAGCTCCGATTGTCACCAATATTCTTTTACTCCATCTATTTCTCGATCATTCATTACTTCCACTAGCCGTCCTGCTTGTCCTTGCTATTAGCTATCTCTTGTTCTCCTACAGAAAAAACTTCACGGGGATAGTAGAGAGAAAGGCAAATCCATCATAGATACTTTCTGAATAGTTCCGGTGCCTGTGCATGACACAATTCAGACTATACACTACAAATGCATAAAAAAAATAAAGAAATCAACCGATTCAATAGTGGGTTGATTTCTTTTTGCATTAATACAATTATTAGTGAATAGTCATAATTGGTTGGCGCACAGGCACCAATCAATTGGCACCAATCAATTAATGTCGACCAACCAATTATGCCTTGTGTAAATGACGGAAACTTGGAATAATTAACGAGAGAAATGGGGGATTTTTCTATGTATATTCCAAAATACTTTAAGGTTACTGATGTCGAGGAAATCAAGGGGTTCATCCAGGGAAATTCCTTTGGAACGCTTGTGACGACGAAAAAGGGGAGACCGATTGCGACGCATTTGCCTTTCGGGTTTCGTGAAAAAGACGATGATTGGTATATTACAGGGCATATGGCTTATGGCAATCCGCAGTGGAGGACGTTTGAAACGTGCGAGGAAGCCCTTGTCATGTTTCAGGGGCCACATGCGTATGTTTCTTCTTCGTGGTACTCGAGTGAAAATGTTCCGACGTGGAATTACCAATCAGTCCATCTTTACGGGAAGGCGAGCATTCTACCAAGAGAAGAATTAGTAGAAGACTTGAAGAGGATGCTTGAAAAATATGAGGGACATCGCGAAAAACCAGTGTTATGGGAAACACTTTCCCCGAAGCTTCTTGAAAGTGAACTGAAAGGCATTGTTGGATTCAAGATAAAGGTGGAGGAGGCCCAGGCTGCCTATAAATTAAGCCAGAACCGAAATGAAATGGATTATGCAAACATCATTGAGCAACTACAAAACGAAGAAAACCCACAATCACGACAAGTGGCGGAACGAATGAAAAAGAAGTCATGACTAAAAGACAGATCATAAAGGCGGGCGTTTTCAATTCAACAGATCCATTTATTGCAAAAGGTCATCGACTATATAGAAGAACATATAAAGGAAGAAATTCAACCTGAGGAACTGGCGAAAGCGACCGGATATTCTCCCTTCCATTTCTATCGGATGTTTCATCAGCATATCGGCTATACCGTTATGGATTATGTCGTGAAAAGGAAGTTGCAGTACGCGTTATATGAGTTGGTGAACGGGAAAAAAGTGATTGAAATCGCTTTGGACTATGGATTTGAAACCCATTCCGGTTTTACGAAAGCGTTTAAACGGGTTTTTGGAAGTCCACCAAGTCTATACCGGCTGCATTGCCCGACTTCATTGCCACCTAAATTGGATTTGCTGAACTTGCGTCAAAAGGAAGTTGGCGGCATCGTCATGCAACCGAAAATCGTGCAGAGGGAAGGCTTTACGATTGCCGGGAAAACCTATGAAAGTACGATGGATAACGTGTTTTACACGAGGGATGCCCCTGCATTCTGGGATCAGCGCATCGCGCCGGAAGAGGCGATTGAAACGATGTTGTATGACAAGCTATCCCCGAAAAAACATGGGGAGTACTGCGTAAATCTGAATGATCGAGAAATGAATCGGACGTTCACTTATTTATTTGCAGTCGATTGCGATGAGGAAGATGCGCAGCTTCCAGAAGGGCTGACGAAGCTGCGCATCAAACCTTCGACGTATGCAGTGTTTACCATTCCCCCAGTAGATGTAGAGCGGTTTGTGCCAGCGATAAAAGGGACGTGGAAATTCATATTGGAGGATTGGCTGCCGCAGTCGTCTTACGAAGTCGATGAGCAAGGCTATGATTTCGAGTATTACGATGAACGTTGCCATGACTGGATTTATGAGAAAATCACAATGGAAATTTATGTGCCAATCAAAGAAAAAGACAAAGTGTGAATGACTCACGCTTTGTCTTTTTTTATGACGGCTGTGTATAAAAACAATACGGGCATGATGAAGCATGCACTTACAAGGATGGCCGTTTTCACCGCGAATCGTGTAGCAATCACACCAATAATCGGGCCGCCGCCAATTTGACCGATGGCATCGACTTGGCCCTTGACTGAAAAGAAGGTTGCCCGTGTCGAGGAGTCAGGAATGATTTTATTCAACCAAATGTCCTCCAATGGGTACATGACTTGCCTAGTCACTTGGATCACGACATAACAGACGAGCAAGCTTGCGACAAGACCCGAGAACGCAAACCCGATGAGAGAAATAATAAGTAGTGAAGCGCCTATGAATAGCGCAACGTAAATATGCCTCAAATTCGAATGGATTGAACTTCGGTTAATAAAGTGAAGCACCGTAAAGGAAAGTAGGACGACAATGAATTGAAGTCCGCCCATGAAGAGAACCAATTTTTCATTCGAAAGTGAAGCCAAAGCGGATACGTCAATGAAGTGCGTCATCCATAAACGGTCGAATCCTTCGCTGTACAAGCCGATGAACAACGCGATCAGAAGCATCATTCTCATAACGAAACTCGCTTTGGAATAAACAACGATTTTCTTCATATTTCCTTTCATGCTATCCCACGTAGAAACCCTTTTCCCCGTCTGCAATGGTTTGAAATTTTTCTCTTCCATGAAAAACAGTAAGTAGATCGCGAGTCCAAGCATGCAGATGCCCCCGATGATAATCGGTAGGTTAATCATGAAATAACCGGTTAGGATGCTAAGCGGAATTGCGATGATTTGGCCAAGCTTCCCGAATTTTGCTCCTCTAATGAATGCGAGCGATGCCCGTTCTTCCCCGATTTCATCCGCAATCCACGCCTGCTGCGCACCGCTCGTAAACGTATACCCGATGCCCCATGCGATTTGCGAGAAGATGACAGTGGCGAATAAAGGGAAAATCCCTTCCATTATGAATCCGAATCCGATTAAGAAATAACCGATGATGAGTGATAGCTTTCGGCTTTTTAGGTCGGCTAATACGCCAGTCGGAATTTCGAATAGGAAAACCGTCAGCTCCAAAACGGTTCCTACCAAAACGAGCTGGAGCGGATCGAGCTTCACGACTTGTACGTGGTATAACAAATTCACCGTGAAGATGAATGTGAAAAACAGCTGTGATAAGAAGCAAGTGAACAAGTAAACTAAATACGGATCTTTTCTGGTATAAGTACTCATGATTATCCCCCTCCACCTGATTATAGGGAAAGGGAAGGCTGTCATCTTGTCCAAATTTGCGATGTTGTTTGTTGTACATCAAACAAAAATGTTGAAAGTCAAAGAAGGTCAGTGTATAATAAGTATATAAGTCAAAGATAGTCAAGGTCAGATAACATAAATGAATGAGAACGAAAAGGAGGAAATGGCTTATGAAATGTCAAAATTGTGGTAAGAACGAAGCGACAATGAGCTTTCGCCTTCAAGTGAATCATCAACGAATGCAGATAAATTTATGTCATACATGTTTCCAAGAAGTTCAGGGGCAGATGAAGTTGCCATCCTTTGGTCAGGATGCAAATCAGTTTTTCCAAGCGAATGGTAACCCTCAAGCTCATACGCAAGTTAGGGAAGTCGATGGAAATCAAGGCAACGGGTTGTTGGACCAACTTGGCAAAAACATTTCGAATGATGCGAAGGAAGGTAAAATCGACCCGGTCATCGGCCGCGATCAAGAAGTGAAACGTGTTATTGAGACGTTAAATAGAAGAAACAAAAACAATCCGGTGCTCATCGGGGAGCCTGGTGTCGGTAAAACAGCGATTGCAGAAGGACTTGCAGTAAAAATTTATGAAGGCGATGTCCCGGCGAAACTGTTGAACAAACAAGTTTACGTGTTAGATGTCGCTTCACTAGTGACGAATACCGGAATCCGCGGTCAATTCGAAGAGCGGATGAAACAATTGATTGAGGAGATTGAAAATCGGAAAGATGTCATCGTGTTCATTGATGAAATCCATCTTCTCGTCGGGGCGGGTTCAACGGAAGGCTCCAAAATGGATGCAGGGAATATCCTGAAACCAGCATTGGCGCGTGGTAGCATGCAGCTCATCGGGGCAACGACGTTGAAAGAATATCGTCAAATTGAAAAAGATGCTGCGCTTGAACGCCGCTTCCAGCCAATCATCGTAAAAGAGCCTTCTATGGAAGACGCCATTACGATCTTGAACGGAATTAGAGACCGCTATGAAGCGTTCCATGAAGTGCGTTATTCGGATGAAGCGATTCGAGCATTTGTCACGTTATCACAACGCTATATCCAAGACCGGTTCTTGCCGGACAAGGCAATTGATTTAATGGATGAAGTAGGGGCACGCTTGAATCTTAAACACTCTTCTGCAGATGCAGATTCAATCGAAAAACGGTTGGAAGAAGTCGTCCTGGAAAAAGGACAAGCTGCAGAAGCGGAAGACTATGAAAAGGCGGCAGCGTTGCGCGAAGAAGAAATTCAGTTGCGTCAAAGATTAGAAGAAGCCCAACAAGGCGGGAAATCCTTCATTGAAGTGACTGTCGAAGAGATTGAGGAAATTGTAGAAGAAAAGACAGGCATTCCAGTGACGAAACTGCAAGCATCGGAACAAGCGAAAATGAACGACCTTGCAGAAAATTTACGTACGAAAGTAATTGGACAACAAGAAGCGGTTGATAAAATCGCGAAAGCAATCCGTCGAAGCCGTGCAGGATTAAAATCGAAGACTCGTCCAATCGGATCGTTCCTATTCGTCGGTCCTACGGGTGTCGGTAAAACTGAAATTACGAAAGTATTGGCGGAAGAGCTATTCGGTTCCCGTGACACGTTAATTCGCCTCGACATGAGTGAATACATGGAGAAACATGCCGTGTCCAAAATCATCGGCTCCCCTCCAGGCTACGTAGGTCACGAAGAAGCAGGCCAATTAACGGAACAAGTCCGCCGCAAACCTTATTCGATTTTGCTGCTTGATGAAATTGAAAAAGCGCACCCTGACGTTCAGCA harbors:
- a CDS encoding AraC family transcriptional regulator; the protein is MQKVIDYIEEHIKEEIQPEELAKATGYSPFHFYRMFHQHIGYTVMDYVVKRKLQYALYELVNGKKVIEIALDYGFETHSGFTKAFKRVFGSPPSLYRLHCPTSLPPKLDLLNLRQKEVGGIVMQPKIVQREGFTIAGKTYESTMDNVFYTRDAPAFWDQRIAPEEAIETMLYDKLSPKKHGEYCVNLNDREMNRTFTYLFAVDCDEEDAQLPEGLTKLRIKPSTYAVFTIPPVDVERFVPAIKGTWKFILEDWLPQSSYEVDEQGYDFEYYDERCHDWIYEKITMEIYVPIKEKDKV
- a CDS encoding FMN-binding negative transcriptional regulator, coding for MYIPKYFKVTDVEEIKGFIQGNSFGTLVTTKKGRPIATHLPFGFREKDDDWYITGHMAYGNPQWRTFETCEEALVMFQGPHAYVSSSWYSSENVPTWNYQSVHLYGKASILPREELVEDLKRMLEKYEGHREKPVLWETLSPKLLESELKGIVGFKIKVEEAQAAYKLSQNRNEMDYANIIEQLQNEENPQSRQVAERMKKKS
- a CDS encoding MFS transporter, which gives rise to MSTYTRKDPYLVYLFTCFLSQLFFTFIFTVNLLYHVQVVKLDPLQLVLVGTVLELTVFLFEIPTGVLADLKSRKLSLIIGYFLIGFGFIMEGIFPLFATVIFSQIAWGIGYTFTSGAQQAWIADEIGEERASLAFIRGAKFGKLGQIIAIPLSILTGYFMINLPIIIGGICMLGLAIYLLFFMEEKNFKPLQTGKRVSTWDSMKGNMKKIVVYSKASFVMRMMLLIALFIGLYSEGFDRLWMTHFIDVSALASLSNEKLVLFMGGLQFIVVLLSFTVLHFINRSSIHSNLRHIYVALFIGASLLIISLIGFAFSGLVASLLVCYVVIQVTRQVMYPLEDIWLNKIIPDSSTRATFFSVKGQVDAIGQIGGGPIIGVIATRFAVKTAILVSACFIMPVLFLYTAVIKKDKA
- a CDS encoding sensor histidine kinase; its protein translation is MWALVFAFLTVTLLFYSYFIKRELRKLRQQVKEIPKYASFGSRLSFDFREKELMQLVDELNHMIDAFEDKNRQAKQMEENVKLSIAGLSHDLRTPLTSINGYVQLLNGTRDETKRMHYVKIIEQSVKRLIDMTDHFYDLARIETNQKEMTLASISLSTVVEEIFLSFYEQFEEQNIELQFPEQLQDTQIIADKFMLIRVLQNIAQNILRYAKSKAVISYRNEGGDLVFIIKNDVKADSKVAVEKVFTRFYTEVSSRTNTEASGLGLYLSKKIIEKMDGNMDAELNGSWFILTIRLPLNRNQL
- a CDS encoding nucleoside deaminase, which translates into the protein MITDQDKVYLQMALEEAELALEENTYPVGAILVDEQFNVIAKGRNRVHTIKDTTAHAEIEAIRNAGEAIFEAKIHNKSFTLYSSLEPCPMCTGGILFAKIQRVVWLLNDDLGFGAFQKMKDAAIFESKFNRIEMIAEPDEELKNRQLKLMSEWENNANHVSNLRKTVKVGTN
- a CDS encoding DoxX family membrane protein, which translates into the protein MALHCSRIFLGVMFLVAGINGYFVIFGWEPFIATSPEAMALFEFKYLLITEKSLEIICGILLLSNRFVPLAIAILAPIVTNILLLHLFLDHSLLPLAVLLVLAISYLLFSYRKNFTGIVERKANPS
- a CDS encoding ATP-dependent Clp protease ATP-binding subunit — protein: MKCQNCGKNEATMSFRLQVNHQRMQINLCHTCFQEVQGQMKLPSFGQDANQFFQANGNPQAHTQVREVDGNQGNGLLDQLGKNISNDAKEGKIDPVIGRDQEVKRVIETLNRRNKNNPVLIGEPGVGKTAIAEGLAVKIYEGDVPAKLLNKQVYVLDVASLVTNTGIRGQFEERMKQLIEEIENRKDVIVFIDEIHLLVGAGSTEGSKMDAGNILKPALARGSMQLIGATTLKEYRQIEKDAALERRFQPIIVKEPSMEDAITILNGIRDRYEAFHEVRYSDEAIRAFVTLSQRYIQDRFLPDKAIDLMDEVGARLNLKHSSADADSIEKRLEEVVLEKGQAAEAEDYEKAAALREEEIQLRQRLEEAQQGGKSFIEVTVEEIEEIVEEKTGIPVTKLQASEQAKMNDLAENLRTKVIGQQEAVDKIAKAIRRSRAGLKSKTRPIGSFLFVGPTGVGKTEITKVLAEELFGSRDTLIRLDMSEYMEKHAVSKIIGSPPGYVGHEEAGQLTEQVRRKPYSILLLDEIEKAHPDVQHMFLQIMEDGRLTDSHGRTVSFKDTVIIMTSNAGTGDKKVSVGFNQTAHESVSTLESLGDYFKPEFLNRFDAIVSFNELTEDNLLEIVDLMLVDLEEAIEENDIAISISPEAKRELVKLGYDKRFGARPLRRVIQDKIEDPLTDLILEEDEIEKVHVDVVDEEIVVSKV